The Gemmatimonadota bacterium genome window below encodes:
- a CDS encoding helix-hairpin-helix domain-containing protein, whose amino-acid sequence MPSNYTIAKELKRVANYREICGEDPADYLNAAWMVQSFSRGRLDELYPVEGREMLERTNEFSDEVIDTIVEVIEGKEVCALQERQGVPLTVLELIEIRGIGGKMARRLFSELGVVDLQGLRAVVVNGQISQVKGFRTKTIEKITAFLDEKGV is encoded by the coding sequence ATGCCGTCAAACTACACCATTGCAAAAGAACTGAAGCGCGTGGCGAATTACCGTGAGATATGTGGTGAGGATCCAGCAGATTATCTCAATGCCGCCTGGATGGTCCAGTCGTTTTCACGCGGCAGGCTGGACGAGTTGTACCCGGTTGAAGGCAGGGAGATGCTGGAACGCACAAACGAGTTCAGCGACGAAGTGATAGACACAATCGTCGAAGTCATTGAAGGCAAAGAAGTCTGCGCGTTGCAGGAGCGTCAGGGCGTCCCTTTGACCGTGCTGGAATTGATCGAGATTCGGGGAATCGGTGGCAAAATGGCCAGGCGCCTTTTTAGCGAGCTGGGTGTGGTTGATTTGCAGGGCTTGCGGGCTGTCGTCGTGAACGGACAAATCAGCCAGGTAAAGGGTTTCAGGACAAAGACCATCGAGAAGATCACCGCTTTTCTGGACGAAAAAGGGGTGTAG
- the nuoB gene encoding NADH-quinone oxidoreductase subunit NuoB, giving the protein MAQIELPLVKSDPKDIEELREEVGPLVHMDLLENLLNHARSRSLWPLTFGLACCAIEMMAAGAARFDLDRIGAGVFRPSARQADVMILAGTISRKMAPAIKTLWDQMPSPKWAIAMGGCTIDGGPFKYPGQYAIVEGADKIVPVDVYVPGCPPRPEALFAALFKLEEKIRAGKKFKK; this is encoded by the coding sequence ATGGCACAAATAGAACTCCCTCTCGTGAAAAGCGATCCCAAAGACATTGAAGAACTGCGCGAAGAGGTCGGCCCACTGGTACACATGGACCTGCTGGAAAACCTGCTCAATCACGCCCGGTCCCGATCCCTGTGGCCCCTCACATTTGGCCTGGCCTGTTGCGCCATCGAAATGATGGCCGCAGGCGCAGCGCGCTTTGACCTCGACCGCATTGGCGCGGGCGTCTTTCGACCGAGTGCGCGACAAGCCGATGTCATGATCCTCGCAGGCACAATCTCCCGCAAAATGGCACCAGCCATCAAAACGCTCTGGGATCAGATGCCCTCGCCCAAATGGGCCATAGCCATGGGTGGCTGCACCATCGATGGCGGTCCCTTTAAATATCCCGGACAATATGCCATTGTCGAAGGCGCAGACAAAATTGTGCCCGTTGATGTGTACGTACCGGGTTGCCCCCCGCGTCCCGAAGCACTCTTCGCCGCACTGTTCAAACTGGAAGAAAAAATCCGAGCCGGAAAGAAATTCAAGAAATGA
- a CDS encoding NADH-quinone oxidoreductase subunit A, producing MDWFSQYGFLGALLLSGIVLGAIPVVLPLIISPRARGRKSRETYECGMDTIGSAWVRFDIAYYLFALIFVAFEVDVLYILPIAVIYDSGTYAWRDFIELTIFVGILFLAIIYAWSKGVLHWRSR from the coding sequence ATGGACTGGTTTTCGCAATACGGATTTCTCGGTGCCCTGCTCCTCTCGGGCATCGTTCTCGGAGCAATTCCCGTCGTCCTGCCCCTGATCATATCCCCTCGCGCGCGTGGTCGCAAAAGCCGCGAGACCTACGAATGCGGCATGGACACAATCGGCAGCGCCTGGGTACGCTTCGATATTGCCTATTACCTATTTGCACTCATCTTTGTCGCATTTGAAGTCGATGTACTGTATATTCTTCCCATCGCCGTAATCTACGATTCGGGCACCTACGCCTGGCGCGACTTCATCGAACTAACAATCTTCGTCGGTATTCTTTTTCTCGCCATCATCTACGCCTGGAGCAAAGGCGTTTTGCACTGGAGAAGTCGATAA
- the pdxA gene encoding 4-hydroxythreonine-4-phosphate dehydrogenase PdxA, whose translation MAELTERPVIGVTVGDPAGIGPEVVIKALCEPALYKDIKPLVFADRSVLEQTVKMLGVDMDLHAVNKPHNGHYEAGCIDFIDVGSLSEPIAYGQISAEGGRAGYQYLDWAIDVALSGTIAGLSTAPLNKESLQAAKLPYIDHTAMLNARAALRVPMTLFLVKNLKIFFLTRHISFREIPDAITKAGILEALPLCDLYLRQLGTETPTIAVAGLNPHGGEQGLFGREEIEVIGPAVKEAQKRGWRVQGPVPADSVFHLALEGRYDGVLSLYHDQGHIASKTLDFHGTVSLTMGLKFLRTSVDHGTAFDIAGQGIASERGMVEAIRAAGKYAVPVRERLEMSR comes from the coding sequence GTGGCTGAATTGACAGAACGCCCGGTGATTGGTGTAACCGTGGGAGATCCTGCGGGGATTGGACCAGAGGTTGTGATCAAAGCGCTGTGTGAACCCGCGCTTTATAAAGATATAAAGCCACTGGTCTTTGCCGACCGATCGGTTTTGGAGCAAACGGTAAAAATGCTGGGTGTGGATATGGACTTACACGCCGTAAACAAGCCGCACAACGGACATTATGAAGCCGGGTGTATCGACTTTATCGACGTTGGGAGTCTGTCTGAGCCAATTGCCTATGGCCAGATCTCTGCCGAAGGCGGTCGGGCGGGATATCAATATCTGGACTGGGCAATTGACGTGGCTCTATCAGGTACCATAGCTGGCCTATCCACAGCGCCACTGAACAAAGAATCATTACAGGCTGCAAAGCTACCTTATATCGACCACACGGCGATGCTCAATGCGCGAGCGGCGTTGCGAGTGCCAATGACGCTGTTTTTGGTAAAAAATTTGAAGATCTTCTTTCTCACCCGACACATTTCCTTTCGGGAAATTCCAGATGCCATTACAAAAGCGGGAATTCTGGAAGCACTGCCCCTGTGCGACCTGTATTTGCGGCAACTGGGAACGGAAACACCGACCATAGCTGTGGCTGGCTTAAACCCACACGGAGGCGAACAGGGTCTGTTTGGACGAGAGGAAATCGAAGTCATCGGTCCCGCTGTAAAAGAAGCGCAAAAACGCGGATGGCGGGTACAGGGACCTGTACCAGCGGACTCGGTATTTCACCTGGCGCTGGAAGGGCGTTACGATGGGGTATTATCGCTTTACCACGACCAGGGGCATATAGCATCCAAAACGCTGGATTTCCACGGAACAGTAAGCCTGACAATGGGACTGAAGTTTCTGCGCACATCAGTAGATCACGGAACCGCCTTTGACATTGCCGGACAGGGAATAGCGTCAGAACGGGGCATGGTAGAAGCAATTCGCGCGGCCGGAAAATATGCGGTGCCGGTACGCGAGCGATTGGAAATGAGTCGATAA
- a CDS encoding AAA family ATPase, whose amino-acid sequence MATTPDSQNLELTVTDFGPIAKAKIDLRPLTVFVGPSNTGKSYMAVLIYALHQFFNAYSGRKSFRSFSHVKQRQSLDLSEHDLSGLYAWAKETLSDLETNEPEESCPIELPESVATLIRPIFNNVAHLIEDLEGEITRCFGVGKTKNLVRHPCDSETTFSLHHNISRETAQNDPLGYKFTVTEQRTKIDALIPNTMPLQMDIEDLAVLLWNWNVEWLTEMENMELRKLGSAKAANWNVDWLAEMKNKGEDETAKLALIELLRILANSIALSIVGPLVHPAYYLPADRAGVMHAHQVAVRGLIASASRIGLRRESPMPVLSGVLGDFLEQLVELASSTRWEAQGNNDLALRMEQALLPGTVRVERSEIDYPSFVYRPDGWQRDLPLMNASSMVSELAPVVLYLRHVVRPGDLLIIEEPESHLHPAMQVEFIRQLAVAVKSGIRILITTHSEWVLEELANLVRLSELPAERRGGIDDPDVELRPEEIGAWLFERGSKNSGSVVREMHLDIESGTFSSGFGLITEGLYNRWADISNRIEEE is encoded by the coding sequence ATGGCTACAACCCCCGACTCCCAAAACCTCGAGTTGACAGTTACCGACTTTGGCCCCATTGCCAAAGCAAAAATTGACCTGCGCCCACTAACTGTTTTCGTAGGCCCCAGCAACACCGGCAAATCCTATATGGCCGTTCTGATTTACGCACTACATCAGTTTTTCAATGCCTACTCAGGACGCAAGAGCTTCAGATCCTTTTCACATGTAAAACAGAGACAAAGTCTTGATTTGTCGGAACATGATCTTTCAGGTCTTTATGCCTGGGCAAAAGAAACGCTTTCGGATTTAGAAACCAATGAACCTGAGGAGTCCTGCCCAATTGAATTGCCAGAGTCCGTTGCAACGTTGATACGCCCAATTTTCAACAATGTCGCACATTTAATCGAAGACCTGGAGGGTGAAATCACAAGATGCTTTGGGGTAGGCAAGACTAAAAATTTGGTTCGCCATCCATGTGATAGCGAGACTACATTTTCCTTGCATCACAATATCTCAAGGGAAACCGCACAAAATGATCCTTTAGGTTACAAATTTACAGTGACAGAGCAAAGAACTAAGATAGATGCTTTGATTCCGAATACCATGCCCTTGCAAATGGATATAGAGGATCTCGCAGTCCTTCTATGGAATTGGAACGTCGAATGGCTGACTGAGATGGAGAACATGGAGTTGCGCAAGTTGGGTAGTGCTAAGGCAGCCAATTGGAATGTCGACTGGCTGGCTGAAATGAAGAATAAGGGTGAGGATGAAACGGCTAAACTTGCTTTGATTGAATTGCTTAGAATTCTTGCCAATTCTATTGCTCTTAGTATCGTCGGCCCGTTGGTTCATCCTGCGTATTACCTTCCTGCTGACCGCGCTGGCGTCATGCACGCCCATCAAGTGGCAGTGCGGGGTTTGATTGCAAGCGCATCGCGTATCGGGCTGCGACGTGAATCTCCAATGCCAGTACTCTCTGGGGTTCTCGGCGACTTTCTGGAACAGCTTGTTGAACTGGCCTCTTCAACGCGCTGGGAAGCCCAAGGCAACAATGACCTTGCTTTACGTATGGAACAGGCACTATTGCCGGGAACTGTCCGTGTTGAACGGTCGGAAATTGACTACCCCTCATTTGTCTATCGTCCGGATGGTTGGCAGCGGGACCTCCCTTTGATGAATGCATCATCCATGGTATCAGAGTTGGCTCCGGTAGTGCTGTATCTGCGTCATGTCGTTCGTCCGGGCGACCTATTGATTATTGAGGAGCCCGAGTCTCACCTACATCCGGCGATGCAGGTCGAATTTATTCGCCAACTCGCAGTAGCGGTCAAGTCCGGCATCCGCATTCTCATTACTACACACAGCGAGTGGGTGCTGGAAGAATTGGCGAATCTGGTTCGGTTATCGGAACTCCCCGCTGAGCGTCGTGGGGGAATTGATGATCCCGATGTAGAACTCCGTCCAGAAGAAATAGGTGCGTGGCTTTTCGAGCGAGGATCAAAAAATAGTGGTTCAGTGGTTCGGGAAATGCATCTCGACATTGAGTCAGGAACTTTCTCATCAGGCTTTGGGCTGATTACAGAAGGTCTCTATAACCGATGGGCTGACATTTCCAACCGGATTGAGGAAGAATAA
- a CDS encoding NADH-quinone oxidoreductase subunit D, producing the protein MNRFEVEQDPKSRDTYYLNMGPQHPSTHGVMRIKLHLDGERIISAEPIIGYGHRAHEKMAENRDYIQFLPNPSRVDYLGGMIYNVGYCQAVERAMDIEVPERAEYIRIICNELNRISSHLLWLGTFLMDLGAFTPFLYAFDDREKILDILDRITGSRLTYCYARFGGVILDIDDVFLDNVSSFCTYFVERLKEYEKLVIGNVIFRERTIGVGIFAPDLVQKYAITGPCLRAMGHEHDVRRDEPYGIYDRFDFDVPTQTEGDCFARTLVRMEEMRQSIRIIEQAVSDMPDGLFLAARVPRRIRPPEGDYYFCVESPRGNFGMYIASDGSDIPFRLKLRTPSFSHISTMPAVMAGTMLADAVAILGSIDIVVPEIDR; encoded by the coding sequence ATGAATCGATTTGAGGTCGAACAAGACCCAAAAAGTCGAGATACCTATTATCTCAACATGGGGCCTCAACATCCCTCTACACACGGCGTCATGCGCATCAAATTACACCTGGATGGCGAACGGATAATTTCCGCAGAACCCATCATCGGATATGGACATCGCGCACACGAAAAAATGGCCGAAAACCGCGACTATATCCAGTTCTTGCCCAACCCGAGCCGCGTAGATTACCTCGGCGGCATGATCTACAACGTGGGCTATTGTCAAGCCGTAGAACGCGCGATGGACATTGAAGTGCCAGAACGCGCCGAATACATTCGCATCATCTGCAATGAGCTCAACCGCATCTCCAGCCACCTGCTCTGGCTGGGCACCTTTTTGATGGACCTGGGTGCATTTACCCCATTTCTCTACGCCTTTGACGACCGCGAAAAAATCCTCGACATCCTGGACCGCATCACCGGATCGCGCCTCACCTATTGTTACGCGCGATTTGGCGGCGTCATTCTCGACATCGACGATGTATTCCTCGACAATGTCTCCAGCTTTTGCACCTACTTTGTCGAACGCTTAAAAGAATACGAAAAACTCGTCATCGGCAACGTCATCTTCCGCGAACGCACCATCGGCGTCGGTATCTTCGCGCCCGACCTCGTTCAAAAATACGCCATAACAGGTCCCTGCCTGCGCGCAATGGGCCACGAACACGACGTCCGCAGAGACGAACCCTATGGCATCTACGACCGCTTTGACTTTGACGTGCCCACACAAACAGAAGGCGACTGCTTTGCCCGCACACTCGTTCGCATGGAAGAAATGCGCCAGAGCATTCGCATTATCGAACAAGCCGTAAGCGACATGCCCGACGGCCTCTTTCTCGCAGCCCGGGTGCCCAGACGCATTCGCCCGCCCGAAGGCGATTACTACTTCTGTGTCGAATCACCCCGGGGCAACTTCGGCATGTACATCGCAAGCGATGGCAGCGACATCCCCTTTCGCCTCAAATTGCGAACCCCATCGTTTTCACACATCTCGACCATGCCCGCCGTCATGGCAGGCACCATGCTCGCCGATGCCGTGGCAATCCTCGGCAGCATCGATATTGTCGTTCCCGAAATAGACAGATAA
- a CDS encoding NADH-quinone oxidoreductase subunit H, with amino-acid sequence MKTDVIQLFENPYLALGVTIAVIMAYLSVNAIMLIWLERKLSARIQRRIGPQRGPFGLMQQIFDMGKLLSKELLTPEHANKLLYVIAPILVFAPVVALSSLFPITSTYIFHDFNIAIVLILAISGINVIGIFLAGWGSNNKYALLGAVRSVAQNISYEIPLILSVIPIVMITRTMSLYDITLAQETYP; translated from the coding sequence ATGAAAACAGACGTCATCCAACTCTTTGAAAACCCCTATCTCGCGCTCGGTGTAACCATAGCCGTCATCATGGCCTATTTGAGCGTCAACGCCATCATGTTGATCTGGCTCGAACGCAAACTCAGCGCGCGCATACAGCGCCGCATTGGTCCGCAGCGCGGACCCTTTGGCCTGATGCAACAAATTTTTGACATGGGCAAATTGCTCAGCAAAGAACTCCTCACACCTGAACACGCCAACAAACTGCTCTATGTCATCGCGCCCATCCTGGTCTTTGCGCCCGTCGTCGCCCTCTCGTCCCTCTTTCCCATTACGAGCACCTACATATTCCACGACTTCAACATCGCCATTGTCCTGATTCTCGCCATCAGCGGCATCAACGTAATCGGCATATTCTTAGCAGGCTGGGGATCCAATAACAAGTACGCCCTGCTCGGCGCAGTCCGCTCAGTCGCGCAAAATATCTCCTACGAAATCCCCCTCATCCTATCGGTCATCCCCATCGTCATGATAACCCGCACCATGTCGCTCTACGACATCACCCTCGCACAGGAAACCTATCCCTT
- the bioF gene encoding 8-amino-7-oxononanoate synthase — protein MLPDLNTELQALRKQNLYRSVRCVETSQEPRIRIKGRELILFCSNNYLGLANHPVLKGAAIEALNTYGSSTVASALISGYMSPHADLENSMAQFLGTESAIAFPTGYTANLGVIPTLINRDDIIFSDQLNHRSIIDSCRLSRAQIAIYNHCDIAHLETQLKTSSAHRRRLIVTDGVFSMDGDIAPLPELVSLAEQHNAILMVDDAHATGVLGPGGRGTFEHFGLSPEAIDIHMTSGSKALGASGGFICGSRDLIDLIRNRSAAYIYTTAMPPDACTSTTAALDLIQRDASFRQRLWHNTKTISQYLQTLGFDLAQSQTHIIPILIGDAQKTVEISEHLYNRGIYLYGIRPPTVPEGQSRLRLSVMATHTDDDIAQLLDAMTEVRHSFFGDHHVQPPQPHPNRPG, from the coding sequence ATGTTACCCGACCTCAATACAGAACTCCAGGCATTGCGCAAACAAAACCTCTACCGCTCGGTGCGATGTGTGGAAACCAGCCAGGAACCCCGCATCCGCATCAAAGGGCGGGAACTCATCCTCTTTTGCTCAAACAACTATCTGGGCCTCGCCAACCACCCCGTCCTCAAAGGTGCAGCCATCGAAGCCCTCAACACCTATGGAAGCAGCACCGTAGCATCGGCACTCATCTCGGGATATATGTCCCCGCATGCCGACCTCGAAAACAGCATGGCACAATTCCTCGGTACAGAATCCGCCATCGCATTTCCCACGGGCTACACCGCCAACCTCGGCGTTATACCCACCCTCATCAACCGCGACGACATCATTTTTAGCGACCAGTTAAACCACCGCAGCATCATCGACAGCTGTCGCCTCTCCCGAGCACAAATCGCCATCTACAACCACTGCGACATCGCCCACCTCGAAACCCAACTCAAAACCTCGTCCGCCCATCGCCGTCGCCTCATCGTCACCGACGGCGTCTTCTCAATGGACGGAGACATCGCCCCACTGCCCGAACTCGTCTCCCTCGCCGAACAACACAACGCCATCCTCATGGTCGATGACGCCCACGCAACCGGCGTGCTCGGACCTGGGGGACGCGGCACCTTCGAACACTTTGGCCTCTCTCCCGAAGCCATCGACATCCACATGACCTCGGGCAGCAAAGCCCTCGGCGCATCCGGCGGTTTCATCTGTGGCAGCCGCGACCTCATCGACCTCATTCGCAACCGCTCGGCAGCGTACATCTACACCACCGCAATGCCGCCTGACGCCTGTACATCCACCACCGCGGCACTCGACCTCATCCAGCGCGACGCCAGCTTTCGCCAGCGCCTGTGGCACAACACCAAAACCATCAGCCAGTATCTTCAAACCCTCGGATTCGACCTCGCGCAATCTCAAACCCATATCATCCCCATACTCATCGGCGACGCCCAGAAAACCGTTGAAATATCCGAACACCTCTACAACCGCGGCATCTACCTCTACGGCATACGCCCCCCCACCGTACCCGAGGGCCAAAGCCGTCTGCGCCTCTCCGTCATGGCAACCCATACCGACGACGACATCGCACAATTATTAGACGCCATGACCGAAGTGCGACACAGTTTTTTTGGAGACCACCATGTCCAACCCCCTCAACCACATCCGAATCGTCCTGGTTGA
- a CDS encoding RNA methyltransferase encodes MSNPLNHIRIVLVEPKEPGNIGAVARAMKNTGLSHLYLVNPPDHTSGEARAMAHGSGDILYGATVVSSLPEALADVSLAVGTSHRKRREFDIVHPPQTATDKLLSLPQNHKGAIVFGREENGLTNNEIQLCQLISRIPSAVRYPSLNLSQATLIYGYELFRATHSEIPYKPSELDLATHRELESMYDHIQTALDKLGFVSRHRPQTFVRSIRRIFSRIDMEHRDVATIHRVFRQVDRFIARHGLDPIPPPDQKTE; translated from the coding sequence ATGTCCAACCCCCTCAACCACATCCGAATCGTCCTGGTTGAACCCAAAGAACCCGGCAACATCGGCGCCGTGGCTCGCGCGATGAAAAACACGGGCCTATCGCACCTCTACCTCGTCAACCCCCCCGACCACACCAGCGGCGAAGCCCGCGCAATGGCGCACGGATCGGGCGACATCCTCTACGGTGCAACCGTCGTATCCTCACTGCCCGAAGCACTCGCAGACGTATCGCTTGCCGTGGGCACATCCCATCGCAAACGCCGCGAATTCGACATCGTACACCCGCCCCAAACCGCGACAGACAAACTGTTATCCCTCCCCCAAAACCACAAAGGCGCCATCGTCTTTGGCCGGGAAGAAAACGGACTGACCAACAACGAAATCCAACTGTGCCAGCTAATCTCCCGCATCCCCTCAGCCGTGCGCTACCCCTCCCTCAACCTGTCGCAAGCCACCCTCATCTATGGCTACGAACTCTTTCGCGCAACCCATTCCGAAATCCCCTACAAACCATCAGAACTCGACTTGGCCACGCACCGCGAACTCGAATCCATGTATGACCACATCCAAACTGCACTCGACAAACTCGGCTTTGTCTCGCGGCACCGCCCCCAGACCTTCGTCCGATCCATCCGTCGAATCTTCAGTCGCATCGACATGGAACACCGCGACGTAGCGACCATACACCGCGTCTTCCGCCAGGTCGATCGCTTCATCGCACGGCACGGCCTCGACCCCATCCCACCGCCCGACCAAAAAACAGAGTAA
- a CDS encoding xanthine dehydrogenase family protein molybdopterin-binding subunit: MATKKEDYLGIENYKVVGTRPIRHDGTDKVTGRAVYGPDFHLTGSLYGKTLRSPHGHARIKSIDTSKAEALPGVKAIVLGKDLVQNYEDKVSDLGEGSVDLRFLIANVLAGDKVLYDGHAIAAVAATSAHIAEEALNLIDVEYEILEPVLEVRRAMENDAPLLHDDLKMKSLGEETDRASNIANHFQHKQGNIEKGFEEADVVIEREFATGTVHQGYIEPHNVTAHWSENGKLTIWCSTQGPFEVRGQVADVLGLEVGDIRVIPQEIGGGFGGKFRVYEEPTAALLAQKTGKPVKMVMSRTEVLKATGPTPASYITVKMGATRDGLLTAAQAYMAYEAGAYPGSAVGAGAGCIFSPYSIPNSLIDGYDVVVNKPQSSAYRAPGATNAAFASETVIDEICEQIGMDPLEFRLKNASKEGTRRADGPVFLRIGQEEVVKAAMAHPHYSAPLEGPNRGRGVAAGFWFNGGGTSTVVASVNPDGTVALVEGSPDIGGTRTSVAIQFAEVLNLPIEDIMPNVTDTDTIGQTDGTGGSRVTFATGWASYEAAQDVKRQMIERAATLWEISKDDIVFEDGTFRSKSDASKSITFKELAAKANGAGGPVVGRAAVSGKQAGPAFALLIVDVEVDPDTGKVDILRATIVQDAGKAIYPGYVEGQMQGGVVQGIGWALNEEFVYNDQGVMVNASFLDYRMPTTLDLPMIETVIVEVPNPGHPYGVRGVGEVPIVPPPAAVANAIYRAVGIRLNELPMSPSRVLKALWEADGSHGQAAD; encoded by the coding sequence ATGGCGACAAAAAAAGAAGACTATTTGGGAATTGAAAACTACAAAGTAGTGGGCACGCGACCGATACGGCACGATGGAACCGATAAAGTAACGGGCCGCGCGGTATATGGTCCAGACTTTCACTTAACCGGATCGCTATACGGCAAAACACTGCGAAGCCCTCATGGGCATGCGCGGATCAAATCCATCGACACCAGCAAAGCCGAAGCACTCCCCGGGGTAAAAGCCATAGTACTCGGAAAAGACCTCGTCCAAAATTACGAAGACAAAGTCTCCGACCTCGGTGAGGGATCCGTAGATCTGCGATTCTTAATTGCCAATGTACTCGCCGGAGACAAAGTCCTCTACGACGGACACGCCATCGCAGCCGTAGCAGCCACCTCTGCACACATCGCAGAAGAGGCATTAAACCTGATCGACGTAGAATACGAAATACTCGAACCCGTCCTGGAAGTCCGCCGCGCAATGGAAAACGACGCACCCTTATTACACGACGACTTAAAAATGAAATCCCTCGGCGAAGAAACGGACCGGGCGAGCAACATCGCAAACCACTTCCAGCACAAACAGGGAAATATAGAAAAAGGATTTGAAGAAGCCGACGTAGTCATAGAGCGGGAATTTGCGACCGGAACAGTACACCAGGGATACATCGAACCACACAACGTAACCGCGCACTGGAGCGAAAACGGAAAGCTCACAATATGGTGTAGCACGCAGGGACCATTTGAAGTGCGGGGTCAGGTCGCCGATGTACTCGGCCTCGAAGTGGGTGACATACGCGTAATCCCGCAGGAAATCGGGGGCGGATTTGGCGGAAAATTCCGCGTATATGAAGAACCAACCGCAGCCCTGCTGGCGCAAAAAACCGGAAAACCCGTCAAAATGGTCATGTCCCGCACAGAAGTATTAAAAGCCACCGGACCAACGCCCGCATCCTACATCACAGTCAAAATGGGCGCAACGCGGGACGGCCTGCTAACGGCGGCACAAGCCTACATGGCGTATGAAGCCGGTGCTTATCCCGGCTCTGCTGTAGGCGCTGGTGCGGGATGTATTTTCTCGCCCTACAGCATCCCAAACTCCCTCATCGACGGCTACGATGTCGTCGTAAACAAACCCCAATCGTCCGCCTACCGCGCGCCCGGCGCGACCAACGCGGCATTTGCATCTGAAACAGTAATAGACGAAATATGCGAACAGATCGGGATGGATCCCCTCGAATTTCGACTGAAAAACGCGTCCAAAGAAGGCACGCGGCGGGCCGATGGACCGGTCTTCTTGCGCATCGGTCAAGAAGAAGTCGTAAAAGCGGCCATGGCGCATCCGCACTACAGCGCGCCCCTTGAAGGACCGAATCGGGGACGCGGCGTCGCCGCCGGATTCTGGTTCAACGGCGGAGGCACATCAACAGTAGTCGCCAGTGTAAACCCGGACGGCACAGTAGCACTCGTCGAAGGCTCGCCCGATATCGGAGGAACGCGCACCTCAGTCGCCATACAATTTGCCGAAGTCCTGAATCTTCCCATCGAAGACATCATGCCAAATGTGACAGACACCGACACCATTGGACAAACCGATGGAACGGGCGGAAGCCGCGTGACATTTGCAACCGGCTGGGCGAGCTATGAAGCCGCTCAAGATGTAAAGCGACAAATGATCGAACGAGCGGCGACATTATGGGAAATATCAAAAGACGACATCGTCTTTGAAGACGGAACTTTCCGCTCCAAATCGGACGCATCCAAATCCATCACATTCAAAGAACTCGCCGCCAAAGCCAATGGCGCAGGTGGCCCCGTAGTAGGACGCGCTGCCGTAAGCGGCAAGCAAGCCGGTCCCGCATTCGCGCTATTAATCGTAGATGTCGAAGTAGATCCAGACACGGGCAAAGTAGATATCTTGCGGGCGACCATCGTCCAGGACGCGGGCAAAGCCATTTATCCCGGCTATGTAGAAGGGCAGATGCAGGGCGGCGTGGTACAGGGAATCGGATGGGCATTGAACGAGGAATTCGTGTACAACGACCAGGGCGTAATGGTCAACGCCTCTTTCCTGGATTATCGGATGCCCACAACACTCGACCTCCCCATGATAGAAACCGTCATCGTAGAAGTGCCCAACCCGGGCCATCCTTATGGCGTGCGGGGCGTGGGCGAAGTGCCCATTGTCCCGCCGCCAGCCGCAGTTGCCAATGCGATTTACCGCGCTGTTGGCATTCGGCTAAACGAGTTGCCAATGTCGCCATCGCGAGTCCTGAAAGCCCTGTGGGAAGCGGATGGCAGCCATGGTCAGGCAGCGGACTGA